In a genomic window of Verrucomicrobiota bacterium:
- a CDS encoding PIN domain-containing protein gives MITLLDASVLIALGDAGHEYEAAASRFFEKVAVPNGWATCPLTENAFLRILSQPSYPRTLGSSLEARRVLLRLLACPGHQFWPDDASLSDTSLFSTLPASRHLTDLYLLGLAVKHGGRLATFDASIDPALIPGGPAAYHVIQPGNSN, from the coding sequence ATGATCACGCTCCTGGATGCCAGCGTGCTCATTGCCTTGGGAGATGCCGGACATGAATACGAAGCCGCTGCATCGCGCTTTTTTGAAAAAGTGGCCGTCCCAAACGGCTGGGCCACCTGCCCCCTCACAGAGAACGCCTTCCTCCGCATTCTCAGCCAACCCAGCTACCCTCGCACTCTGGGATCTTCGTTGGAAGCGCGTCGCGTTCTCCTTCGCTTGCTGGCGTGTCCCGGCCACCAGTTCTGGCCGGACGATGCCTCTCTCTCGGACACCAGCCTTTTTTCCACGCTCCCGGCTTCCAGGCACCTCACCGACCTCTACCTCCTCGGCCTCGCCGTGAAGCACGGCGGGCGTCTCGCCACTTTCGACGCCTCAATCGACCCCGCCCTCATCCCAGGTGGCCCGGCGGCGTATCACGTCATTCAACCAGGAAACAGCAATTGA
- a CDS encoding GntP family permease has translation MNDPLWILVAGMVVVVGGILGLRLHAFPALLIGALVVGAFTPRSALEAHALSKGRTLQQARADASISVGTRIAKAFGDTVSNIGILIAMAAIIGKCLLDSGAADRIVRSALRGLGERRAPVCFLGSGFMLGIPVFADTVFYLLIPLAKALAARTARNYTLLILAIVAGTTMSHSLVPPTPGPLLVANLLNVNIGHLMIAGIVIGSAASVSGYAYACWANRRWPIPLRESSEVSLIELQLQADRTEQELPPLWLAWLPILLPLVLISGDAVLSSASEMARDTGAASLPANFIRWFGDKNLALMLAAAIALAMLVRWKRPGAPDAAAAVQSALTSGGIIILVTSAGGAFGGMLQQSGLGGRIEELSAALKLGALPLAFLVTALIRTAQGSATVAMITAVGVLEGFANPAQLGFHPVYLAAAIGCGSKLVPWMNDSGFWIICKMSGFTEAETFKTFSVTLTIMGCTGLLVTMVLARVFPFH, from the coding sequence ATGAACGATCCCCTCTGGATTCTTGTGGCGGGTATGGTCGTGGTGGTGGGCGGAATCCTGGGGTTGCGCTTGCACGCGTTTCCCGCACTGCTGATCGGGGCGCTGGTGGTCGGCGCGTTCACGCCCAGGTCCGCCCTCGAAGCCCATGCGCTTTCCAAGGGTCGGACGTTACAACAAGCCAGGGCTGATGCCAGCATTTCGGTCGGCACCCGGATCGCGAAGGCGTTCGGCGACACCGTCTCCAACATCGGCATCCTGATCGCCATGGCGGCGATCATTGGCAAGTGCCTGCTCGATTCCGGGGCGGCCGATCGTATCGTGCGTTCGGCGCTGCGAGGGCTGGGGGAACGGCGGGCACCGGTCTGCTTCCTCGGCAGCGGTTTCATGCTCGGCATTCCCGTTTTCGCGGACACGGTGTTTTATCTTCTGATTCCGCTGGCCAAGGCGCTGGCCGCCCGCACGGCGCGGAACTACACCTTGCTCATCCTGGCCATTGTCGCCGGCACGACCATGTCGCATTCGCTCGTACCGCCCACGCCTGGGCCGCTGCTGGTGGCCAACTTGCTCAACGTCAACATCGGCCACCTGATGATCGCCGGCATCGTCATCGGCTCGGCCGCTTCCGTGTCGGGTTACGCCTATGCTTGCTGGGCCAATCGACGCTGGCCCATTCCCCTGCGCGAGTCTTCCGAAGTTTCGCTCATTGAACTGCAATTGCAGGCGGACCGCACCGAACAGGAACTGCCGCCGCTCTGGCTCGCCTGGCTGCCCATCCTGCTGCCGCTGGTGTTGATCAGCGGCGACGCGGTGCTGTCGTCCGCGTCGGAGATGGCCAGAGACACGGGTGCCGCGTCGCTCCCGGCGAACTTTATCCGCTGGTTTGGTGACAAGAACCTGGCGTTGATGCTCGCCGCGGCCATCGCGCTGGCCATGTTGGTGCGTTGGAAACGCCCGGGAGCGCCGGACGCTGCCGCCGCCGTGCAGTCCGCGCTGACGAGTGGTGGCATCATCATCCTGGTCACCTCCGCCGGCGGCGCGTTTGGCGGCATGTTGCAACAGTCGGGCCTGGGCGGACGCATCGAGGAACTGTCCGCTGCCTTGAAACTTGGAGCGCTGCCGCTCGCGTTTCTGGTGACGGCCCTGATCCGCACGGCGCAAGGCTCGGCGACGGTGGCGATGATCACCGCGGTGGGCGTGCTCGAAGGATTCGCCAACCCCGCGCAACTCGGGTTTCATCCCGTGTATCTTGCCGCGGCGATCGGTTGCGGTTCAAAACTCGTGCCCTGGATGAACGACAGCGGTTTCTGGATCATCTGCAAGATGAGCGGCTTCACCGAGGCGGAAACCTTCAAAACCTTCTCCGTGACGCTGACCATCATGGGTTGCACGGGATTGCTGGTAACCATGGTGCTGGCAAGAGTGTTTCCTTTCCATTGA